A section of the Leptidea sinapis chromosome 26, ilLepSina1.1, whole genome shotgun sequence genome encodes:
- the LOC126972541 gene encoding probable G-protein coupled receptor Mth-like 5, translating to MYFLHYMWLFMAFVVWPYTEAEVGEIDLNDLSEQQNSVQINKCCEENQVMIDRVCRLAELYNESVWIPQFYAEDGNKVKVKYFRYILGVPNCATTEQRPIYDLGNSEDKLNLLSDGQLKHVIHHEMYRDAMTGDPLLTNSYGLHDVITIPEIREPSFYIHSQNKYCMDKILMTSSNKTGQYALVCIPEVKINWRDTGFLMKKVLNPIFHAIAMILFLSVAIIYFILPTLRDLAGNIITTINVCLIVSQAAGLVRIFTEFSNHVSFMITDIILYISLLGAFFWLNSFGFYIWKTFKSRNVFLRVTDVRKYCYYSSVVWSCVVLMASMAICAHFLLDTGTTTYRKMKQFSSSILLDDVEQETIGWLGIAIFFTPIAFTFIINLFFYITTLKVIKRINIYGRIHYKLKGCFDLFMQMFLIMTLTWLFLLLSWLNFDGLLYAYVVVNLLQAILIFYVCIIRQSHVVFLLRKSCCYAEPLPTGEWGDEMTHMNGGNNYGY from the exons atgtatttcttACATTATATGTGGTTATTTATGGCATTCGTAGTGTGGCCTTATACAGAAGCTGAAGTTGGTGAAATAGATCTGAATGATTTATCAGAGCAACAAAATTCGGTGCAGATAAACAAATGCTGTGAAGAAAATCAAGTTATGATAGATCGTGTATGTCGACTTGCAGAATTATACAATGAAA GTGTATGGATACCTCAATTTTATGCAGAAGATGGCAACAAAGTTAAGGTGAAGTACTTTAGATACATACTGGGTGTTCCGAACTGTGCAACAACGGAACAACGACCCATTTATGATTTGGGAAATTCAGAAGATAA ATTAAATCTCTTATCTGATGGTCAACTAAAACATGTAATTCATCATGAAATGTATAGGGATGCCATGACAGGCGACCCACTTTTAACTAATTCATATGGTTTACATGATGTTATCACTATACCTGAGATCAGAGAACCTTCATTCTATATTCATAGCCAGAATAAATATTGCATGGATaag ATTTTAATGACAAGCTCAAACAAAACAGGACAATATGCATTAGTGTGTATACCGGAGGTGAAAATAAACTGGAGGGATACTGGGTTCCTAatgaaaaaagtattaaatCCAATATTTCATGCTATAGCTATGATTTTGTTTCTATCTGTAgctattatatactttattttaccAACTTTGAGAGATCTAGCTGGTAATATTATAACAACTATAAATGTCTGCTTGATTGTGAGTCAGGCCGCTGGTTTGGTGAGAATATTCACTGAATTCAGTAACCATGTTAGTTTTATGATAACAG aTATCATCTTATATATCAGTTTATTAGGAGCTTTCTTTTGGCTCAACAGTTTTGGATTTTACATATGGAAAACTTTCAA gTCACGGAATGTGTTTCTACGAGTGACAGATGTTCGCAAATACTGTTACTACTCCAGCGTGGTGTGGTCCTGTGTGGTGTTGATGGCTTCAATGGCGATTTGTGCACATTTTTTGCTCGACACCGGAACAACCACATACAGAAAAATGAAACAATTCTCTTCATCGATACTCCTAGATGATGTAGAACAGGAGACAATAG GATGGCTTggtattgcaatattttttacaccaaTCGCATTCACATTTATTATCAATCTATTTTTCTACATCACCACGCTAAaagtaataaagagaataaacaTCTATGGAAGAATTCACTACAAACTGAAAGGATG CTTCGACCTGTTCATGCAGATGTTCCTCATCATGACTCTGACATGGTTATTCCTGCTTCTGTCATGGCTCAACTTTGACGGGCTACTGTACGCGTACGTTGTCGTGAACCTACTCCAAGCCATCCTCATATTCTACGTCTGCATCATCAGGCAGTCGCACGTCGTATTTCTTTTGAGAAAGAGCTGCTGCTATGCCGAACCCTTGCCTACTGGTGAGTGGGGAGACGAAATGACGCACATGAATGGAGGGAATAATTAcggttactaa